The sequence CCCGCCCGACAGTGACGCCGGGCCCTCGATCCGCACCCCGTCGGCGTCCGCCTCCACGGCGCATCCCATCTGCCGGAGCATGTCCACGACGGCCTTGTCGCCCTGCGTGTCGGCCATGTCCAGCCCGCGCAGGAACAGGGAGGACCCGGTGATCGCGGCGGCCGCCAGGAAGAAGGTGGCGCTGGAGAAGTCGCCCGGCACCGCCCGCTCGAATGCGCGGTATCTCCGGTTCCCCGGCACCTCGAAGCGGCTGTAGTCCTCGGCGGCCTGCGGGCGCACGCCCAGGCGGTCCATCCAGTCGAGCGTCATGGTGACGTACGGTCGCTCGTTCAGCAGCGGCACGTCGATGGTCGTGTCGCCGGAGGCGAGCGGGCAGGCGATCAGCAGGCTCGAGAGGTACTGGCTGGTGGGGCACTCGATGGCGACGCGGCCGCCGCGCAGGCCCCCCCCGACCACCAGCGGCACGCACCCGTTTCCCGCGCGCGAGCGGGCCGTGGCGCCCAGGGCCGCCAGGGCCTCCAGGAGCGGACCGGCCGAACGCCGCTGCGTCTGTTCGTCCCCGATGAACTCCGTCAGCCCCTCGCCGAGGGCGGCTGCCGACAGGGCCAGGAACAGGGTCGTTCCGGAGTTGCCCACGTCGACGGGCGCGGCGGGGGCCGTGGGGCGCCCGCCCGTGCCGTGCACGACCCAGACGTCGTGCGCAGAGGCGTCCACGGCGGCTCCGAGCGCACGGCAGGCGGCCGCGCAACTGCGCGTGTCGTCGGATTCCAGGGGCCGCACCAGCCGGGAGGTGCCGTCGGCGAGTGCGCCGAGGATCAGCCCGCGGATCGTGTGCGACTTGCTGCCGGGAATCGTCGCGCTGCCGGTCAGGGCGCTTCTTCCGACGACGAATTCCATAGGTGCACTCTGGGGCGATGGGGGAACGAAAGAAACGCTCTCGGGCGCCATTGTAGGGCCGCAGCGGCCCGACGGTCAAGGGCGGGGGGGGTACGGCGGCTTGACACGCGCGTCCGTGGCGCACATAATCGCGCCTGTCTGATCTGCCGGGTTGTCAGGGGTTGTCTTTATGAGGATGCCCCTCATGAAGCATCCGCGGACGCGGATCGTCTGGTTCGTTCTGGCCGCCGCCGTCGTCGGCGCCGCAGGGTTCGGGCTGTTCCGGGTGGTGTCGCGCAGGCCCGCCACGGGTGCCGACGCGATCCTGGCCGCGTATGACGGGCGTGCGCCGGTCGGGGGGTTGGCGATCTCGTACCCTCTGGACGAGACGGTCTTCCCGCCTGAGATTCCCGCCCCCACGTTCGAGTGGACCGACGAGCAGTCGGGGGCGGACACCTGGCTGGTGCACGTCGAATGCACGGACGGCGGAGAGGCCGTGCAGGCCCTCACCCATGTGCCGCGCTGGGTGCCGTCCGATCGCGAGTGGGAGGCGGTCAAGGACCGCACGTGCGAGCGCGATGCCCGGGTGACCGTCCTGGGCGTCCGGCGTGCCTCGCCGAACAGGATCCGGTCGGCGGCGTCCATGACCTTCCGCACGTCCGAGCATGAAGTGGGCGCGCCGCTGTTCTACCGGGAGATCAACCTGCCGTTCATCGACGCGGTCAAGGACCCGTCGCTCATCCGCTGGCGCTTTGCCGACATCGCCGACAGGGAGCCCCCCGTCGTGCTGGAGGGGCTGCCCGTCTGCGGCAACTGCCATTCGTTCTCGGCCGACGGCCGCGTCCTGGGGATGGACGTGGACTACGCCAACGACAAGGGATCCTACGCGATCGCCGAGGTTCGGGACGAGATCGTGTTCGATCACGGCAACATCATCACGTGGAGCGACTACGATCGGCAGGAGGACGCGGTCACCTTCGGCCTGCTCTCGCAGGTCTCGCCCTGCGGCCGCTACGCGGTGAGCACGGTCAAGGACTGGTCGGTGTTCGTGCCCACGCCCGGGCTGGAGTTCAGCCAACTCTTCTTCCCGGTCAAGGGCATCCTGGTTGTCTATGACCGGGAGACCCAGACCTTCCGGGCACTGCCGGGTGCAGACGATCCCCGGTACGTGCAGAGCAACCCCTGCTGGAGCCCGGACGGGAAGCACATCGTGTTCGCCCGGACCGAGCAGTACACCCTCCGAGCCCCGCGCGGCAAGGTGCTGATGACCGCCGATGACTGCCGCGAGTTCCTGGTCGAGGGCAAGACATTCCTGTTCGACCTCTACCGGATTCCGTTCAACGAGGGCAGGGGAGGCGTGCCCGAGCCGCTGCCGGGCGCGTCTCGGAACGGCATGAGCAACTACTTCGCCCGCTTCTCGCCGGACGGACGGTGGATCGTCTTCTGCAAGTCCCGCAGCTTCATGCTCCTGCAGCCGGACAGCGAACTCTACATCATGCCCGCCGAGGGCGGCGAGCCCCGGCGCATGCGCTGCAACACGAGCCGCATGAACTCGTGGCACTGCTGGTCGCCCAACGGCCGGTGGCTCGTCTTTTCCTCCAAGCGGAACGGCCCCTACACGCAGCTCTTCCTGACGCACGTCGACGAGGACGGAAACGACAGCCCTCCGGTGCTGCTCGCCCACCTGACCGCCCCCGACCGGGCCGCCAACATCCCCGAGTTCGTCAACGCGAGTCCCACGGCGATCCGCGCGATGCGCGAGGACTTCCTGGACAAGGAGTCCTTCCTGCGGGCGGGCGCTCAGCTTGTTCAGACCGGGGACTACGCCATGGCGGAGTCCGCGTTCCGCAGGGCCCTCCAGTTCGACTCCGCCGACCTCGACGCGCTGGTGTCCCTGGGGCTTGCGCTGACCAGCCAGGGCCGATTCGAGGAGGGTGTCGAGTACCTGGAAAGGGCACTGCGGCAGGACCCCGGCAGCGTGGAGGCCTGCACGAACCTGGGCGCCGCGTTCGTCGATCAGGGCGACATCGAACGGGGCCTGCAGTACTACCGTCGGGCCGCCGAACTCGCCCCCGATGAGGCCCGCAGCCATCATAACCTGGCGCTGGTCCTGGACATGCAGGGCGAGCACGAGGAGGCGCTGGCCGCGTTCCGCGAGGCCCTTCGGCGCAAGCCCGGTTACGCGCTCGTGCACAATAACTACGGCATCGCCCTGGCGCGCGCCGGCCGGCTGGACGAGGCCCTCACGCACCACAAGACGGCGTGTGAGCTGGAGCCCCGATCGGCGGCCATCCGCTACAACCTGGGCGCCCTGCTCATGCGCCTCGGCCGTAGCGCCGAGGCTCTGCCCGAGCTGCAGCAGACCGTCGGGCTGGACCCCGCCCACGCGGGCGCGCACGCGGCACTGGCCGAGATCCACTGCTCACAGGGCCGGTTGGACGAGGCGCTGGAGCATCGCCGGGCCGTCGTCAAGACCCAGCCGAAGTCGGCGTCGGCCCGCCATCTGCTCGCCGTCGACCTGGCCGCCGCCGGCCGGCTGGACGACGCCGCCGCCGAGTATCGGGAGGCCATCCGCCTCGATGCCGGCCACGTCGATGCCCGCTTCGGCCTCGCCGCCCTTCTGCGCAAGCAGGGGAAGCTGGACGAGGCCCTGGCTCAATACGAGGCCGCACTCGCGATCCAGACCGGCGACGGCGCCGGAGCGGGCCTGGCCCCTCAGTAGAGCACGGTGGCCAGCTTGCGGCGGTAGGCGTTGGCGAGTTCGCTGCGGGGGCCCGCCAGGGCGAAGACGCGCAGCACCGCCTCCCGGGCCGCCCCGTCGCCGTGGTTCTTGTCCGCCGACAGCACGGTGAGCAGCTCGTCGAGGGCACCCTCGTAGTCCTCCCGGACGACCAGGCAGCAGGCCAGGTCGTAGCGTGCCCCCAGGTCGTCGGGGTCGGCCTCCACCGCCCGGCGGCAGGCCGCCTCGCCGCCCCGTCGCCGGCAGTTCGCCTCGAACTCGAACCGCGCCAGCACGGCCCGGGCCGCCTCGTACTCCTCGGCGTCCTCCTCGATGCGGCCCAGAAGGGCACGCGCCTCGTCCGGGCGCCCCTGCTCGGCCGCGGCGGTGCCCAGTCGCAGCAGGGCGCCGGTGTGGTGCGGGTCCTCCCGGAGTGCCTTCTCGTAGTTCTCGGCCGCCGCCTCGGCCTTGCCCGTTTCGAGTCGGCGGTCGCCCTCGGCCACCAGTTCGTCGGCAACGGACGGCACGGCCGCCGCGACGATTCGCGCCACCTCCGCCTCCGGCAGGGCGCCCATGAACTCGCCCACGATCTGCCCGCCGCGGAATATCTTGACCGTCGGGATGCTCTGGATGCCGAGGCGCATCGCCGCCTCGCGGTCCTGGTCGATGTTCACCTTCGCCAGCACGACCCTGCCGCCGTAACCGACGACGACGCGTTCCAGGATCGGCCCGAGCGAGCGACACGGCCCGCACCACTCGGCCCAGAAGTCCACGACAACGGTCAGGTCCGCCGGCGCGTCCAGCACCCGGCTGTCGAACTGCCCCGGCGGCACGTCAAAGACTGCCTCACGCGTGCGCATGTCTCTGTTCTCTCATCGAGGTCACGGGCGGCCGGCGCGTCCGTCTGCCGGGTGGATTGTCCATTCTACCGTCCGGCGGTGCACGTGCGCACGTGCATGCGCGCGGTGTGGCGGGCGGGGCCGCTGCGTTCGCCGGTGTCCGGCCTGATCGCGCTCGCCGCGATGTCTCTCCCGGCATGGACTCGGGAATTTGCGGATCGACCCTTGCACCGGGCATCCGGATCGTGTAACATGCCTCTATGAAGGACGCTCCCTTGACGCCCTGTGGGGTCATGGCGATGCCATGCGGGGCAGCCTGAAACTCGTTCGACAACTTCCGTGGGCCTCTCGGCTCTCTGTGTCCTCGAGGATCTCCCTCCTCCCGGGACCGCAGGTGCCGGTCAGGTGCTCTTCGGCGGTTCTGGGCGATGCTTCCGTCTGCTCACAGATCAGCAAGCGTGTGAGGCGGGGCGACTTCCGCAACTGCGGGCGCATTCCGCGCATTGAGGCGCGGCGTTCGCAGAAGAGCATCATCAGCAACAAGAGGTTACGTAGATGGCTCAAGGGAAAGTGAAGTGGTTCAGTGATCAGAAGGGCTTCGGGTTCATTACGCCGGACGACGGCAGCAAGGACGTCTTCGTCCACCACAGCTCGATTCAGGGCGGTGGTTTCCGGAGCCTGGCCGAGAACGACGCCGTGACCTACGAGGTGGAGCAGGGCCCCAAGGGCGCCCGGGCCGCCAACGTGGTCAAGCTCTAAGCGCTGATCGCTGAGCCGGCGAATCGCGGCGCCGCCGTGCGGAGGGACACGGCGGCGCCTTCTTCTTGTACCTGCCCCGCGGGGGGGCGCCTCCGATGCACCGGACCGTCGCGTCCTGCGGGCAGCCCACGGGTTCGCGCGGTTTCGGTTGCCGCCCACGGCGCAGGGGTGTACACTCGGCGTGTCCTTCACCGAGGAGGGTCCGGCTGTGGGGATGCGCGCGCTTGTCGCCATGGTGGCCTGGGTCGGGTTGGCGGCGTTGTTGTCCGGTTGCGTGGAGCCGGCGGGCCGCCCGCCGACGTCCGTCTCCTCGGGCAGCCGTCTGAAGCCCTCGGGCAGCCGCCTCAAGCCGGGCGCAACGGGCCAGCTGCGCGGCCGGCGGCGCTTCCCGGACGGGCAGCAGGGGGGCGTTCCCTACAGCCCCACGCCCTACGGCCTGGTGGACCAGGAGAGCCACGACGAACTGGCCCATGCCCTCGCCCGGGTCGACCACCGGCCGGCGGCCTCCATGCGGCGCCGCCTGGAGGAGTTCAACGTCCTCAAATACGCCTTCGTCGACCCGCAGACGGGCGAGGTCGTGCTCCTGGGCGAGTACGATCCCCGCTACGCCACCGGGCCGATCCCTTACCGGGACCTCCTGGCCGATGCCCTGCGCGATCCCTACCCGACGTTCTCGCTGGCCTACGAGCCGGACAATCCCGACAACATGCGCATCGCCCGCATGCTGGACGCGGACCTGACGCGCGTCAGCCGGGACGACGCGTTCGGGCTGGAGTGGATGCAGCGGCTCTTCTGGCCGGTCATGGACTCGCGCGCGCAGACGGTCGAGCGCCGGCTCCTGGAGAAGCGTCTGAAGGAGGAGTTCGACGTCACGGCCGATGACTTCGCCCTGCACTGGGGCCGCGTGCGGCGCAAGGCGACCAACTTCGCCAGCGAGGAGGAGTACCGCACGGTCCGCCGCGTCGTCGCCAATCTGATGGCCAGAGGCGGCATCCCTTCCGCCATCGGCAACGGGTTCATCGCGGTCAAGTGGATGCAGGAGAACCCGACCCCGGAGGCGGCCGTCGAGGGCTACGGGCTGCTCGGGACGCTCGACAAGTACAACGACATCTACAGCAGGGCACACGCGGGGCAGATCGACCTGGACACGGCCACGCTGCTGCTGGCGGCGGCGGCCCACGAACCGATCCTCCGCGCGCTCGGAGTGCCCGAGCCGGAGATCCGGCGCCTCATGGACGGGCTGCTGATCCCGCCCCGCCAATCGGGGCACGTGCCGCAGTCCTATGTGCGCGACCTCATCAACGAGAAGTGGAACGACGTGGCCACGCGGACGCTGATCAGGCACGTCTTCCACGGCTTCCGGTTCTCCAACGGCTACCTGAGCGCCATGTACTCCGTGCCGCCCGTCACCTCGGGCGTCCGGCTCGGCGGCAATCCGCCCGACTCCCCGCTGATGCGCGCGTTCTTCGACGCGGACTACGCGCTCAAGTACATCACCTCCGCCGCCCCGGGCGGGGAGGCGCTGCCCGACGACATGAGCTTCCATCAGTACCTGGCCGATCGGGCCGCTGCCGCCGGGCGAGTCGGGCGGCTCCCGGCGGCGGGCGTCAACCGTTATTGGATCGGCCCCGGGCGGGTCGTGATGGACGACCTGGGCGCCTCCACCGGCGTGCGTTTCCGGTCCGCCGACGTGCGGATCATGGCCGAGCCGCTGGAGAGCCGGGGCTCGGACGCCGCCGGCGACGGGTTCTTCCGGCAGGCGCTGGACGGCTATGCCGGCGCTCTGACCTCCGCCTATGACGACTGTGCCCGCCAGTACCCGTCTCTGCACGTTCTGCGGGAGTCCGAGAAGGTCCTGGCCCTTGCACGCTGGGTCCGCCGCGGCGGCCTCCGCGTCGACCTCGGTGCCACCGGCCGGGCCGCACGCCCCGTGCCCGAGCGGGTCGAGGGGTTCTGGGGCCTGACCTACCTCGTCGCTCCCGCGGGGGACACCGATACGATGGTGTTCTGGATGCAGGGCGGCATCACCTTCGACGAGGAGCAGGGCGAGGGGTGGATCGTCCTCGAACCCGCCCCGGCGGTTGAACGCGACGTCCTGCAGTGCCTGGCGGCGAGCACGGTGCTGGCGGAGCAGGCCTCGGCCGCCGCCCTGGGGGGCGACCTGGAGGCCGCGCGCGACCTGGCGGAGAAGAGCGCGCAGGCGATGATCGGCAACATCGACCTGGCCGCTCTGCCCGTCCCGGTTGCCGTGCCGGTCGGGGTGGAGAGGCCGGCCGATGCGCCGTCCGCCGCCCAGCAGGCCGCCGTGACCTCGGCGGCCATCGGCACCGTGGAGGCCCACGTCGCGTCGGCAGGCGAGGCCCGGACCGAACTGGCCGCCGCGCAGGCCCGGCGGGACCAGGACCCCGCCGGCTACCAGCGGGCGCTCGAAGCCTCCCGGGCTTCGGAGGAGAGCGCACGGCGGAATCTGGAGCGGCTGAACGACCTCCTGGACGCCTACCGCAGCGAGCCCGTCAGCCTGCCCGACCTGCCTGCCCGTATCGCTGCCCTGCAGCCGGGCACCGTTCCCGCAGCCGCAGCCGCAGCCGCAGCCGCAGCCGAGCCTGCGGCCGCAGCCGAGCCCGCAGCCGTGGAGGACTGGACGGCCCGGCAGGCCCGCCTGGTGGCCGAACTGGAGCGGACTGAGCGGGAGATCGCCGCCACGCAGCAGGCCCTCATGCGACTGAACGACTCCATCATGGCCGATCGCGCGCAGTTCGCCGAGTGGGAGGCGGCCGCCGGCGACGGCTTCGACCGATGCGTGCGCATGGCGGCCGACACGGCCATCGACTTCGGAGCGGGCGCCCTGGCCGACCGCTACCGGGAGATCGAGGATCTGGCCCGCAAGCTGCCCGACCGGCCCGAGACGCTGATCGAACGGTATCGTCTCCTGGCGTCGCTGTCGAGGCGGCTGACCGAGGCGAAGGCGGCCTCCGACCTGGCCGGGCTGGCCGAACGCGAGGACACCACCGTGGCGGAGATGTTCGAGACGCTCCGCGACGGAATCGGGCAGATATCGGGTCTGCTGGGCCTTGATCGAACCGTGCCGGGGGCGTTCTGGAAGTACACCTCACTGGCCGCGGACATGGCCTACAACCTGACGGAACTCCGCCTCGGCTGGCAGAACGTCGGCCGGCTGGAGGAGAGCAACGTCCGATATGCCGAGGCCGTCCGTACGCTCGGCGAACGCATGCGCAGCCTCGTGGAGCGGCACAGAGAGCTGCGCAGGAGGATCGAGGAGGGGGAGGCGGTGGAGTTCGGCGGGTAGGTCGCTCAGTGGAACTCGGCCCGCACGCCGCTGCGGTCGTGCCACGACACGTCCATGCGGCAGCCGAACACGGCCGCGATCGCGTCGGCCGTCAGGACGTCCCCGGGGC comes from Candidatus Brocadiaceae bacterium and encodes:
- the aroA gene encoding 3-phosphoshikimate 1-carboxyvinyltransferase, which gives rise to MEFVVGRSALTGSATIPGSKSHTIRGLILGALADGTSRLVRPLESDDTRSCAAACRALGAAVDASAHDVWVVHGTGGRPTAPAAPVDVGNSGTTLFLALSAAALGEGLTEFIGDEQTQRRSAGPLLEALAALGATARSRAGNGCVPLVVGGGLRGGRVAIECPTSQYLSSLLIACPLASGDTTIDVPLLNERPYVTMTLDWMDRLGVRPQAAEDYSRFEVPGNRRYRAFERAVPGDFSSATFFLAAAAITGSSLFLRGLDMADTQGDKAVVDMLRQMGCAVEADADGVRIEGPASLSGGTFDLNATPDALPAMAVVGCLADGETHLVNVPQARVKETDRLAVMARELRALGADVEELPDGLTLRRSRLRGTAVDGHGDHRVVMALAVAGLAAEGTTTVGTAEAAAITFPSFAPLMRALGARIAQR
- a CDS encoding tetratricopeptide repeat protein, which translates into the protein MKHPRTRIVWFVLAAAVVGAAGFGLFRVVSRRPATGADAILAAYDGRAPVGGLAISYPLDETVFPPEIPAPTFEWTDEQSGADTWLVHVECTDGGEAVQALTHVPRWVPSDREWEAVKDRTCERDARVTVLGVRRASPNRIRSAASMTFRTSEHEVGAPLFYREINLPFIDAVKDPSLIRWRFADIADREPPVVLEGLPVCGNCHSFSADGRVLGMDVDYANDKGSYAIAEVRDEIVFDHGNIITWSDYDRQEDAVTFGLLSQVSPCGRYAVSTVKDWSVFVPTPGLEFSQLFFPVKGILVVYDRETQTFRALPGADDPRYVQSNPCWSPDGKHIVFARTEQYTLRAPRGKVLMTADDCREFLVEGKTFLFDLYRIPFNEGRGGVPEPLPGASRNGMSNYFARFSPDGRWIVFCKSRSFMLLQPDSELYIMPAEGGEPRRMRCNTSRMNSWHCWSPNGRWLVFSSKRNGPYTQLFLTHVDEDGNDSPPVLLAHLTAPDRAANIPEFVNASPTAIRAMREDFLDKESFLRAGAQLVQTGDYAMAESAFRRALQFDSADLDALVSLGLALTSQGRFEEGVEYLERALRQDPGSVEACTNLGAAFVDQGDIERGLQYYRRAAELAPDEARSHHNLALVLDMQGEHEEALAAFREALRRKPGYALVHNNYGIALARAGRLDEALTHHKTACELEPRSAAIRYNLGALLMRLGRSAEALPELQQTVGLDPAHAGAHAALAEIHCSQGRLDEALEHRRAVVKTQPKSASARHLLAVDLAAAGRLDDAAAEYREAIRLDAGHVDARFGLAALLRKQGKLDEALAQYEAALAIQTGDGAGAGLAPQ
- a CDS encoding tetratricopeptide repeat protein; the protein is MRTREAVFDVPPGQFDSRVLDAPADLTVVVDFWAEWCGPCRSLGPILERVVVGYGGRVVLAKVNIDQDREAAMRLGIQSIPTVKIFRGGQIVGEFMGALPEAEVARIVAAAVPSVADELVAEGDRRLETGKAEAAAENYEKALREDPHHTGALLRLGTAAAEQGRPDEARALLGRIEEDAEEYEAARAVLARFEFEANCRRRGGEAACRRAVEADPDDLGARYDLACCLVVREDYEGALDELLTVLSADKNHGDGAAREAVLRVFALAGPRSELANAYRRKLATVLY
- a CDS encoding cold-shock protein, translating into MAQGKVKWFSDQKGFGFITPDDGSKDVFVHHSSIQGGGFRSLAENDAVTYEVEQGPKGARAANVVKL